A window of the Tunturibacter empetritectus genome harbors these coding sequences:
- a CDS encoding glycoside hydrolase family 3 C-terminal domain-containing protein has protein sequence MRYRSLFTSSVIGVGALFLTSLFSSAQFVGNNPQAVDKRVDDLLGKMTLEEKIDLIGGDTPFRTHSISRLNIPYFQMADGPVGAHIPAPTIAYAAGIGLAASWDRALALSIGQQLGRDSRSRGAAFILGPGVNIYRAPMNGRNFEYFGEDPFLASAIAVGYIRGVQQEGVSATVKHYLGNNSEYLRHDSDSIIDERTLREIYMPVFEAAVKTAKVGAIMDSYNITNGEHMTQNGRLNITVAKDQWHFPGIIMSDWVSTYDTAATVKGGLDLEMPFGVYFSKEKILPLLKDGTITQAEIDEKVRRILRVAVDFGWLDRPQMDTSIPRYNLDGRTASLQAALEGAVLLKNDNNALPLNKTALKTIAVIGPTATQTVTTGGGSGEVVSFANTNLLVGISNFAGPQTKVLYARGLRSVNQMSRLTHFTTDPQGTAPGVTHTTFAKANLEGDLTGTVTETAMLTAGSTRREPEEQELNALTSHRSASPYVRTTTSSRWTGYYTPTEAGKFAIFVQTDGKYRLLVDDAIVFDSSIVPKYILNQTTLDLTQAPHKVVLEQLSQQLGSVSGMRVGIAPLKTIVENDALEMASHADTVILAVGFNASSESEGGDRTFELPVGQEQLIQQITALGKKTIVFITSGGSVDISNWKDKVQGIFETWYAGEEGGTAAARLLFGEDNPSGHLPISWEKKITDNPSYRNYYPDAGTNKIVYREGIFVGYRGYEHNHVEPQYPFGFGLSYTTFSFSKLKSTPSVDGHLTVTCDVTNTGNRTGATVAQLYVGQASATIERPSKELKGFERVVLQPGETGHVSFTLDPRSFSYFDVKSSSWRADAGAYDLTLGDSSQDTQQKITVKLEKPLTTSISD, from the coding sequence ATGCGCTACCGTTCCCTCTTCACCTCCAGCGTCATCGGAGTTGGCGCTCTCTTTTTGACGAGTCTTTTCAGTTCCGCACAGTTCGTTGGTAACAACCCGCAAGCTGTCGACAAGCGTGTCGATGATCTCCTCGGCAAGATGACGCTCGAGGAAAAAATTGATCTCATCGGTGGAGACACGCCGTTTCGGACCCATTCCATTTCGCGACTGAATATCCCCTACTTCCAAATGGCGGACGGCCCTGTGGGCGCACACATCCCTGCACCGACTATTGCATATGCAGCAGGCATTGGTCTCGCGGCTTCGTGGGACAGAGCGCTCGCTCTTAGCATTGGCCAGCAACTGGGCCGCGATTCACGCTCTCGCGGCGCAGCTTTTATCCTCGGCCCAGGCGTCAACATCTATCGTGCGCCCATGAATGGTCGTAACTTCGAATACTTCGGGGAGGATCCTTTTCTGGCAAGCGCGATCGCTGTCGGTTACATACGAGGCGTCCAGCAGGAAGGAGTTTCGGCGACGGTCAAGCACTACCTGGGTAACAACTCCGAGTATCTTCGTCACGATTCAGACTCGATCATCGATGAACGAACGCTTCGTGAGATCTATATGCCCGTCTTTGAAGCTGCCGTGAAGACTGCCAAGGTAGGCGCGATCATGGACTCCTACAACATTACCAACGGCGAGCACATGACGCAGAATGGGCGTCTAAACATCACCGTCGCAAAAGATCAGTGGCATTTTCCAGGGATCATTATGTCGGATTGGGTTTCAACCTACGACACCGCAGCAACCGTCAAAGGCGGCCTTGATCTCGAAATGCCCTTTGGCGTCTACTTCTCCAAAGAAAAAATACTCCCCCTACTGAAAGATGGCACCATTACTCAGGCCGAGATCGATGAGAAGGTGCGCCGAATCCTCCGCGTAGCAGTCGACTTCGGTTGGCTCGACCGACCACAGATGGACACCAGTATCCCGCGCTATAACCTCGACGGGCGCACGGCGTCTTTGCAGGCAGCGCTCGAAGGGGCAGTCCTGCTCAAGAATGACAACAACGCACTTCCTCTTAACAAAACTGCACTTAAGACGATCGCGGTCATCGGACCGACGGCAACCCAGACTGTCACTACCGGCGGCGGCAGCGGCGAAGTAGTCAGCTTCGCCAATACGAATCTCCTTGTGGGCATCAGCAACTTCGCCGGCCCGCAGACAAAAGTTCTCTACGCTCGCGGTCTGCGTAGCGTCAATCAGATGTCACGTTTGACTCACTTCACAACCGATCCGCAAGGCACAGCACCAGGAGTCACTCACACAACCTTCGCGAAGGCAAACCTAGAAGGAGATCTCACAGGCACAGTCACCGAGACAGCCATGCTGACCGCTGGCTCCACTCGCCGCGAACCAGAAGAACAAGAACTCAATGCGCTTACCTCCCATAGGAGCGCATCTCCCTACGTCCGCACCACCACCAGCAGCCGCTGGACGGGTTATTACACCCCCACCGAAGCCGGCAAGTTCGCAATCTTTGTCCAGACCGATGGGAAATATCGGCTTCTAGTGGACGACGCGATTGTCTTTGACAGTTCCATAGTTCCCAAATACATCCTCAATCAAACAACTTTGGACCTCACCCAGGCTCCGCACAAGGTGGTTTTAGAGCAACTCTCCCAGCAACTCGGTTCCGTCTCCGGCATGCGAGTCGGCATTGCTCCTCTCAAAACCATCGTCGAGAACGATGCTCTTGAGATGGCTTCGCACGCCGACACGGTCATCCTTGCGGTAGGATTCAACGCATCCTCCGAGTCAGAAGGCGGCGACCGCACCTTCGAGCTTCCCGTCGGCCAGGAGCAGCTGATCCAGCAAATCACCGCCCTCGGCAAAAAGACAATCGTCTTCATCACCTCTGGCGGCAGCGTCGATATTTCAAACTGGAAAGATAAGGTTCAGGGAATCTTTGAGACCTGGTATGCAGGGGAGGAGGGTGGCACCGCAGCGGCTCGCCTCCTTTTCGGCGAAGATAATCCTTCGGGTCATTTGCCCATCAGTTGGGAAAAGAAGATCACGGATAATCCCAGCTACCGCAACTATTATCCGGATGCCGGCACCAACAAAATCGTCTATCGAGAGGGTATCTTTGTAGGTTATCGCGGCTATGAGCATAATCATGTAGAGCCGCAGTATCCGTTTGGATTTGGGCTCTCCTACACGACATTTTCTTTCAGTAAGCTAAAAAGCACTCCTTCGGTCGATGGTCACCTCACAGTAACGTGCGATGTCACAAATACCGGAAATCGTACAGGCGCAACTGTAGCCCAGCTTTATGTCGGTCAGGCTTCAGCCACGATAGAGCGCCCGTCAAAAGAATTGAAGGGGTTTGAACGAGTCGTTCTGCAACCCGGCGAGACAGGACACGTCTCGTTTACCCTCGACCCTCGCAGCTTCAGTTACTTTGACGTCAAGTCTTCAAGCTGGAGGGCAGATGCAGGAGCATACGATCTGACGTTGGGCGACTCCTCACAAGACACTCAGCAGAAGATTACGGTCAAACTTGAAAAGCCGTTGACAACATCCATAAGCGACTAG
- a CDS encoding aminotransferase class V-fold PLP-dependent enzyme — translation MSLVDALATIGSGALTEDLLRLHVFPLFSNTLAAPGIYLANHSLGRPLNQTEEDLRKGFQLWQTKLGDAWDPWLEEEHAHRTRLAQLIGATRPDCIVPKASAGQGLRTVLNALPGTPRVVSTTGEFDSIDVILKQYAAVGRINLQLVSCEAPDGAIDLSQLIQKVHDGADLVVISQVMFMTGRVVPNLDLLADQCHAAGARLLVDAYHAVGVFPVSVTDMKADFMIGGSYKYLRGGPGAAFLYLSPDALSSGLRPVDIGWFAKDKPFLYDRPDPPRFAYGGDAFLESTPSILTYYQARAGQQLVLQMGVARIRTYCLDRLSKLKRYLADAGIAAEGADDQHGGFLTIENPAAVALAEALKRTGITTDARGNRLRLSPDYLTPDNALRKVAATLASIGAAV, via the coding sequence ATGAGTCTTGTAGATGCTCTCGCCACCATAGGCTCAGGTGCGCTTACTGAAGATCTTCTGCGCCTGCATGTCTTCCCGCTCTTCTCCAACACGCTCGCGGCACCCGGTATCTATCTGGCGAATCACTCGCTCGGTCGCCCACTCAATCAAACGGAAGAGGATCTTCGTAAAGGCTTTCAACTCTGGCAAACTAAGCTTGGGGATGCATGGGACCCCTGGCTCGAAGAAGAGCATGCACATCGCACACGGCTGGCTCAGCTTATAGGGGCTACCAGGCCCGACTGTATTGTCCCAAAGGCTTCAGCAGGACAAGGGCTGCGAACAGTTCTCAACGCCCTTCCAGGCACTCCCCGTGTCGTCTCCACAACTGGAGAGTTCGACTCAATTGACGTAATCCTGAAGCAGTATGCAGCCGTAGGAAGAATCAACCTTCAGCTCGTCTCCTGTGAAGCACCAGATGGCGCCATCGATCTTTCGCAACTAATCCAGAAAGTCCACGACGGCGCGGATCTCGTCGTCATCTCCCAGGTAATGTTTATGACGGGGCGGGTCGTGCCGAATCTCGATCTTCTCGCCGATCAATGCCATGCGGCAGGCGCACGTCTCCTTGTGGATGCTTACCATGCCGTCGGCGTATTCCCAGTGTCCGTCACCGACATGAAGGCTGACTTTATGATCGGTGGCAGTTACAAATATCTGCGCGGAGGTCCTGGAGCGGCGTTTCTCTATCTCTCTCCGGACGCTCTCTCCAGCGGTCTAAGACCAGTTGACATTGGCTGGTTCGCCAAAGACAAACCTTTTCTCTACGATCGACCCGATCCGCCACGCTTCGCATACGGTGGAGATGCGTTTCTCGAATCAACCCCATCAATTCTGACCTACTATCAAGCCCGAGCTGGTCAGCAGTTAGTTCTTCAGATGGGAGTGGCCCGAATCCGCACCTATTGCCTCGACCGTCTCAGCAAACTCAAACGATATCTCGCCGATGCCGGGATTGCAGCAGAGGGCGCGGACGACCAGCACGGTGGATTTCTCACAATAGAAAACCCTGCGGCCGTGGCGCTGGCAGAAGCTCTGAAACGCACCGGCATTACGACAGATGCACGCGGAAATCGGCTTAGACTCTCACCCGACTACCTCACACCAGATAACGCCTTACGCAAAGTGGCGGCCACCCTGGCATCTATCGGCGCAGCAGTCTAG
- a CDS encoding VWA domain-containing protein — MMPIHIRKLMVKRHLLLLWLLLFPLYGDGSGAAQNDTSRIRVSVVLVQLNVAVTDGKGNYVSGLSPEDFSITEDKISEKTATFEEGNEPPRRLIDASPSGNHPSQDTGKGAITIVQKSSAGDQGKTPDLWSAGANVFILFDTSNYMYRGFVFAQDSIADFIRSLEGVSKVALYSYSRDLSRVSGLTSDRSQALRGVRSTVAGDDAALYNSLLLTVKDAARLTGKKAIVVFSNGPDNASLVPPEDVAELAQSTGTIIYMISTQQAEDEPISTAVFERMSKVTGGKAYFSKSWRDEKQAFASIRDDLAHLYTLSYYPQPNPNRGWRTITVKLVGKNLQKYHLRTRDGYRFLQQTASTDNLPLPGPDPVSQ; from the coding sequence ATGATGCCAATACATATTAGGAAGCTTATGGTGAAGCGACATCTTCTACTTCTCTGGTTGCTATTATTTCCTCTCTATGGCGACGGCTCCGGTGCTGCCCAGAATGATACGTCGCGCATTCGAGTAAGCGTCGTCCTTGTACAGTTGAACGTCGCCGTAACTGACGGAAAGGGAAATTATGTCAGCGGTCTCAGCCCAGAAGACTTCTCTATAACCGAGGATAAAATCTCAGAAAAAACTGCGACCTTCGAGGAAGGAAACGAACCACCTCGCAGACTGATTGACGCTTCTCCGTCGGGCAATCACCCTTCACAGGACACTGGAAAAGGTGCGATAACCATAGTACAGAAATCCTCTGCCGGGGATCAGGGGAAGACTCCAGACCTATGGTCGGCGGGTGCTAACGTTTTTATTCTCTTTGACACGAGCAATTACATGTACCGGGGATTCGTATTCGCCCAAGACTCCATCGCAGATTTCATCCGGTCTCTCGAGGGCGTGAGCAAGGTAGCTCTCTACTCCTATAGCCGGGATCTTTCTCGCGTATCTGGGCTTACGTCCGATCGATCACAAGCCTTGCGTGGCGTGCGCAGTACGGTTGCGGGGGATGACGCTGCACTCTACAACTCCCTGTTGCTCACAGTAAAGGATGCCGCTCGTTTGACCGGGAAAAAAGCCATCGTTGTCTTTTCTAATGGCCCCGACAATGCAAGTTTGGTGCCCCCGGAGGACGTAGCAGAGCTGGCTCAATCCACTGGCACAATCATCTACATGATCAGCACTCAGCAAGCCGAAGATGAACCAATCTCTACCGCCGTCTTTGAGCGAATGAGCAAGGTCACAGGCGGCAAAGCCTATTTCTCGAAGAGTTGGAGAGACGAGAAGCAGGCGTTTGCCTCCATCAGGGATGACCTGGCTCATCTCTACACTCTCAGCTACTATCCGCAACCCAATCCAAACCGGGGATGGCGCACGATAACGGTAAAGCTCGTTGGCAAAAACCTGCAAAAGTATCACCTCCGAACTCGGGATGGGTATCGCTTCCTTCAGCAGACGGCGTCTACAGACAATTTACCGTTGCCGGGACCGGATCCTGTCTCGCAGTGA
- a CDS encoding TonB-dependent receptor, whose protein sequence is MFRRSIFLIAPFLLATVSSAQIVGGTISGIVTDPAGAVVPGAQVTIRNQETGGERHLISDAAGAYAAPSIPVGVYSISVVREGFAPQTRAGISLTVGQATRIDLTLHPGNITEEITVTDVPSSVNLSTQQISGLVNERQVKDLPLNGRSYDQLITLNPAAVNYTAQRSGSVGTSNSSVGSMFAISGRRPQDNLYLLNGIEYTGASLINVTPGGTSGQLLGVDAVREFNVVSDTYSASYGKRQGAQISIVTASGTNNVHGSAYEFLRNSFFDARNYFDQAHIPNFQRNNYGASLGGPIRTNRLFLFGNYEGYRQNLGITDVTLVPDSQARQGLLPDPANPGGPRKNYGVANGVRPLLNLWPAQNGPELLDAKGNPTGIGEAFSSPTQHIREDFGTARFDANLTSRDLLFAVYTGDDSAANTPTQNPFSLINESLREQVVSIQEQHVFSVHLLNTARVGYSRASFFFLGNIPSSIQAETPGFLAGKPTGAIVIAGSTASNGSSQITGAGANVGSNNATTRNLYTFDDHVFYSRSHHQIEAGVWLQSLQSNDNLAQNQYGQASFASLTTFLQGTVKTFTVVPNPTPLNWRSFMSAAYLEDTWQLTPTFEIRGGIRFESTNGWNEAHGRASRYGFTNGIINTTPTTGTSALSNNRAKILPEPRVGVAWNVFGNGKTSLRSSVGLHHSLLDNLDYRLDQAAPYNTTLSYSNVPIASPIGGPAGLISPSNVQPDISTPSVVSYALSIEQQLDQTTSITVGYVGSHGYHQILSEDQNEPGSIICSPSSSCPVGTSTGTIYYPTTVKANPLVANTTSWTSGGSSNYNALEVDLRRNLTHGLQLRANYTFAKNLDDGSAWNTSVSANTPAFVSYPANPSLDYGPAATDIRHLAAFNATYELPVGRGHSLLSSVSPLINHAVSGWSFSTIATLQTGFPFSPQLGYNPTGSGDTRNPVRPNINPDFHGRLYASGSTSARVAQFFSPAAFTAPAYGTIGNLGRDTLTGPGYADWDLSLLKSTVLTEGTRLQFRAEFFNVLNHTNLQTPNEVVYTSGPTQGTPANQTTAAVQSPTAGVVTAASTSRQIQLALKLVF, encoded by the coding sequence ATGTTCCGTCGATCAATTTTTCTCATAGCCCCATTTCTACTTGCAACCGTTTCCAGTGCCCAGATCGTAGGTGGGACGATCAGCGGTATTGTCACCGATCCCGCCGGAGCAGTCGTTCCCGGTGCCCAGGTCACAATTCGCAATCAAGAGACAGGCGGGGAGCGCCACCTCATCTCCGATGCAGCCGGAGCATACGCGGCACCCTCGATTCCGGTTGGTGTTTACTCGATTTCGGTCGTGCGCGAGGGCTTCGCTCCGCAGACACGCGCTGGGATCTCTCTCACTGTAGGTCAAGCCACGCGCATCGATCTCACGCTGCATCCGGGTAATATCACAGAAGAGATCACCGTTACGGATGTGCCATCGTCTGTCAATCTTTCCACCCAGCAGATCTCTGGCCTCGTCAACGAGCGTCAAGTCAAAGACCTCCCGCTCAATGGCCGCTCTTACGATCAACTCATCACGCTGAATCCCGCGGCAGTGAACTACACAGCGCAGCGCAGCGGATCGGTTGGAACCTCCAACTCCTCCGTGGGCAGTATGTTTGCGATCTCTGGTCGACGCCCGCAGGACAATCTCTACCTGCTCAATGGCATCGAATACACCGGCGCATCGCTGATCAATGTCACCCCAGGCGGCACCAGCGGTCAGCTCCTCGGGGTCGATGCGGTACGCGAGTTCAATGTCGTCAGTGACACGTACTCGGCAAGTTATGGAAAACGTCAGGGAGCCCAGATCTCCATCGTCACGGCCTCGGGTACTAATAACGTCCACGGCTCGGCGTACGAGTTTCTTCGTAACTCTTTCTTCGATGCACGCAATTACTTCGACCAGGCCCATATCCCGAACTTTCAGCGCAATAACTATGGTGCCTCTCTCGGCGGCCCAATTCGCACCAATCGACTCTTTCTCTTTGGCAACTACGAAGGCTATCGACAGAACCTCGGAATCACTGATGTTACGCTCGTCCCTGACAGTCAAGCTCGACAAGGTCTGCTTCCCGATCCGGCTAATCCTGGCGGACCTCGCAAAAACTACGGCGTCGCGAACGGAGTTAGACCTTTACTTAACCTCTGGCCGGCACAAAACGGCCCAGAGCTCCTCGACGCCAAAGGCAACCCGACCGGAATTGGTGAAGCCTTCTCCAGTCCCACCCAACACATCCGCGAGGACTTCGGCACCGCGCGTTTTGACGCCAATCTCACCTCGCGCGACCTCCTCTTTGCCGTCTACACTGGGGATGATTCCGCGGCCAACACGCCCACGCAAAACCCCTTCTCGCTCATCAACGAGTCGCTTCGCGAACAAGTCGTCAGCATCCAGGAGCAACACGTCTTCTCCGTTCACCTGTTAAACACGGCCCGCGTTGGTTACTCCCGCGCCAGTTTTTTCTTCCTCGGCAATATTCCCTCTTCAATCCAGGCTGAAACTCCCGGCTTCCTCGCGGGCAAACCGACTGGCGCTATCGTGATCGCGGGTTCTACAGCCTCAAATGGCTCGTCGCAGATCACTGGCGCCGGCGCCAACGTTGGATCGAATAATGCCACAACGCGCAACCTCTACACCTTCGACGACCACGTCTTCTATTCCCGCTCGCACCACCAGATTGAAGCCGGTGTGTGGCTTCAGTCGCTTCAGTCGAACGATAATCTCGCCCAGAACCAGTACGGCCAAGCCTCCTTCGCTTCGCTCACTACCTTTCTGCAAGGAACTGTCAAGACCTTCACCGTCGTGCCAAACCCCACGCCGCTCAATTGGCGGAGCTTTATGAGTGCCGCTTACCTTGAAGATACCTGGCAACTTACGCCAACGTTCGAGATTCGCGGCGGGATTCGCTTCGAATCCACCAATGGCTGGAATGAAGCCCACGGTCGTGCCTCGCGATATGGCTTCACGAACGGCATCATTAATACCACTCCAACGACAGGAACCTCCGCCCTGTCGAATAACCGCGCGAAGATTCTCCCCGAACCACGCGTCGGCGTCGCATGGAACGTCTTCGGCAATGGCAAAACCTCGCTTCGCTCCAGCGTTGGCCTTCATCACTCTCTTCTCGACAATCTCGACTATCGCCTCGACCAGGCCGCGCCGTACAACACAACGCTCTCCTACTCCAACGTGCCTATTGCAAGCCCGATCGGCGGGCCAGCAGGGCTCATCTCTCCCTCAAACGTCCAACCCGATATCTCGACTCCGAGCGTTGTCTCTTATGCACTCAGCATCGAACAGCAGCTCGATCAAACGACCTCAATCACTGTTGGCTATGTAGGCTCTCACGGCTATCACCAGATCCTCTCGGAGGATCAAAACGAACCTGGATCTATCATCTGCTCTCCGAGCTCAAGCTGCCCCGTAGGCACTTCGACCGGAACGATCTACTACCCTACGACCGTCAAAGCGAACCCTCTGGTAGCCAACACTACATCATGGACCTCCGGCGGCTCCAGCAACTACAACGCCCTTGAGGTTGATCTTCGCCGCAACCTGACACACGGTTTACAACTTCGAGCCAACTACACCTTCGCCAAGAATCTCGACGACGGTTCTGCCTGGAATACAAGCGTCTCGGCCAACACTCCCGCGTTTGTCTCCTATCCAGCAAATCCTTCGTTGGACTACGGCCCCGCAGCAACCGATATTCGCCATCTCGCTGCTTTCAACGCCACATACGAGCTACCCGTTGGTCGTGGTCACTCTCTCTTATCCAGCGTGTCGCCGTTGATCAACCACGCGGTATCTGGCTGGAGTTTCAGCACCATCGCAACACTCCAGACCGGATTTCCCTTTAGCCCCCAACTCGGCTATAACCCTACCGGCTCAGGTGACACCCGAAACCCCGTCCGACCCAATATAAATCCCGACTTCCATGGGAGGCTTTACGCTAGCGGCAGCACCTCTGCTCGCGTTGCGCAATTCTTCTCTCCTGCCGCTTTCACCGCGCCAGCATACGGCACCATCGGGAACCTTGGCCGCGATACTCTTACCGGCCCAGGTTATGCAGACTGGGATCTCTCACTCCTTAAGTCTACTGTGCTGACTGAGGGGACCAGACTCCAGTTTCGCGCCGAGTTCTTCAACGTTCTCAACCATACCAACCTGCAAACGCCCAATGAAGTCGTTTACACAAGCGGACCCACTCAGGGCACACCCGCTAATCAGACCACAGCCGCTGTTCAAAGCCCCACCGCTGGTGTCGTCACCGCAGCTTCTACCAGCCGTCAGATCCAACTCGCGCTCAAGCTCGTCTTCTAG
- a CDS encoding tryptophan 2,3-dioxygenase → MQVKMTNTNQRPVEPNIVSDFSDRLSYSGYLSLDGLLAQQRPLSQPPHHDEMLFIVQHQVSELWIKLVIHELTAAIDHIRQDRLPPTLKTLSRVKLIQMQLFEQWSVLETLTPSEYMEFRSVLGSASGFQSFQYRKLEFLLGNKNADNIKVFAHDKTIHDDLKRTLESPSLYDEFLLYLSRHGYSIPDECRDRDWSKPHTRNEALVEAFRQIYRNPKQHWEAYEMCEKLVDVEEYFQLWRFRHMKTVERIIGFRQGTGGSSGVGFLRQALELTFFPELLASRTEAPQE, encoded by the coding sequence ATGCAGGTGAAGATGACAAATACCAATCAACGACCCGTCGAGCCAAATATTGTAAGCGACTTCTCTGACAGGCTAAGCTACTCAGGCTACCTCTCCCTTGACGGCCTGCTTGCGCAACAGCGACCTCTATCCCAACCGCCGCATCATGACGAGATGTTGTTTATCGTTCAACACCAGGTTTCGGAGCTATGGATTAAGCTGGTCATTCACGAGCTTACGGCTGCGATCGATCACATACGCCAGGACAGACTTCCACCCACCCTCAAAACTCTGTCACGCGTAAAGCTCATTCAGATGCAGCTCTTCGAACAGTGGTCCGTGCTCGAAACTCTCACACCGTCGGAGTATATGGAATTTCGATCCGTCCTTGGAAGTGCATCAGGATTTCAATCCTTTCAATATCGCAAACTCGAATTTTTACTGGGCAATAAGAACGCAGACAATATCAAAGTCTTCGCGCACGATAAGACGATCCATGACGACCTCAAGCGCACTCTTGAATCTCCCAGCTTATATGACGAATTCTTGCTATACCTTTCTCGGCATGGCTATAGCATTCCCGACGAGTGCCGCGACCGGGATTGGTCTAAGCCCCACACCAGGAATGAGGCGCTCGTAGAAGCCTTTCGACAGATATACCGCAACCCAAAACAGCATTGGGAGGCTTACGAAATGTGCGAAAAACTGGTAGACGTTGAAGAATACTTTCAGCTCTGGCGCTTCCGTCACATGAAAACTGTCGAACGCATTATCGGTTTTCGGCAAGGCACTGGCGGCTCCTCTGGAGTAGGCTTCTTACGTCAGGCGCTGGAGCTAACGTTCTTCCCTGAACTCCTGGCTTCGCGAACCGAGGCCCCACAGGAATGA
- the cysD gene encoding sulfate adenylyltransferase subunit CysD produces MVLAAPALTHLQLLEAESIHILREVASEFERPVMLYSIGKDSSVMLRLAQKAFFPAPIPFPLLHIDTGFKFREMIEFRDRMAAEVGAELLVWRNETAIASGTNPIALDTKRCCGLLKTQALLDGLNHYGFDAAFGGARRDEEKSRAKERIYSFRDKAGQWDPKAQRPELWNLYNSRIHPGESIRVFPLSNWTEMDVWQYILQEDIPIVDLYFARERPMYVRGDVLLPIEQSFVARRGEQPQMVLSRLRSLGCSPCTGAIRSDADTLPKIIEELLSFRSSERAHRVIDHDQEGSMELKKREGYF; encoded by the coding sequence ATGGTATTGGCCGCACCGGCACTTACGCATCTACAGCTTCTCGAAGCCGAGAGCATTCATATCCTTCGCGAGGTCGCGTCCGAGTTTGAACGCCCCGTCATGCTCTACTCCATCGGGAAAGACTCGTCTGTGATGTTGCGGCTTGCACAAAAAGCCTTCTTTCCCGCTCCAATTCCGTTCCCGCTTCTTCATATCGATACGGGGTTTAAATTCCGCGAGATGATCGAGTTTCGTGATCGCATGGCAGCTGAAGTTGGAGCTGAACTTCTTGTCTGGCGTAACGAGACTGCCATTGCTTCGGGCACGAATCCGATCGCGCTCGACACCAAGCGGTGCTGTGGCCTTCTCAAAACACAGGCGTTGCTCGACGGCCTGAATCATTATGGCTTCGATGCCGCGTTTGGTGGTGCCCGTCGCGATGAAGAGAAGTCTCGCGCCAAGGAACGGATTTATTCTTTTCGCGATAAAGCTGGCCAATGGGACCCGAAGGCTCAGCGTCCTGAGCTCTGGAATCTCTATAACTCGCGGATTCACCCGGGGGAGTCCATCCGTGTCTTTCCGCTCTCGAACTGGACTGAGATGGACGTCTGGCAGTACATCCTGCAGGAAGACATTCCCATCGTGGATCTTTACTTCGCCAGAGAGCGGCCGATGTATGTTCGCGGAGATGTGCTTCTTCCGATTGAACAGAGCTTTGTTGCGCGGCGTGGGGAACAACCGCAGATGGTGCTCTCCAGGCTACGTTCCCTTGGGTGCAGTCCGTGCACCGGAGCAATCCGCTCGGACGCCGACACGCTGCCCAAGATTATCGAAGAGCTACTTTCTTTCCGCTCGTCGGAGCGCGCGCATCGTGTTATCGACCACGATCAGGAAGGGTCAATGGAACTTAAGAAGCGCGAGGGTTATTTCTAA